Below is a window of Nicotiana tabacum cultivar K326 chromosome 19, ASM71507v2, whole genome shotgun sequence DNA.
TGCAtggacatcggttgcttagccttacgtcgccttTCCAAGACATTTCAGGAAGGCGGCGCGTAACAGTTTGTATGTAACACTTAAATTTCGTGCTTTTCTGCAAAAATGTACTTCCATTAGAAATGAAGACAATGCCATCATCCCCGTATGGTTCTATTCTTTGACTTAATATCATTTGGTGTCTTAATGCATTTGTTAGAAACACATTGCAGAGATTGGTAAAAATGGGACTGTCCACGAGCAATACTCGACTTTATAAAATACACTTTTAGTTGTGAAAATAACTAGGAGAATCATTTGGTGGTCTGTAAGCACCATTATGTTTTTTTTGGGTGCAAAATTTTGTTTACATTACATTTGAAGTTTGAGCTTTTGTTTCAAAGTCTACATGTATTTAGTTGCAAAAATTACTAGGATAATTGGTTGGAGCTTGGTGAAGTCTTATTCAAACCTTTGTGTTCTTTCGTTTTGGTGCTAAAGTATGTTAACATAAAGTTTGAATTTCCAGCTTCTGTTTGAAAAATTACATCTTTTAGAAGTGTGGACAATGCCAATACACCCTTAGTAGGGTTTATCTTTGACCTTAACCTCATTTGATGTCTTAATACATTTGTAAGTGCATTTTTAAGTGCCAATACACCCCTGCTCCTCTCCAAAAACAAACGTCAGTAATTTGCAACTGTTAGTGCAGCTCAAGTTCCCCATAGCTTCTATAATGCTTGCGTAAATATTTAAATTCAAGCTATTTCTTGCAGAATATGTTAGACTATTTTTTGAACCTTTCCTATGTACATGAAATGTTGTTTACTGTGATAGATTCCTCGAAGTTCTTTTTGGTTTAGTATTTCTCCTTCCTTTTTATACTTTTACATTTAACAAATTATAATCTTAACATGATTATGAAAGCTGCTTTATTTATTTGGTTCAGCTTTGGCTCTCAACTGCCCTTTCTTCCTGCACCTTCTTTTTGCAGCCTTAACATTCTTTTCATTTTTCcgttgttttccctcttatggaggTTATAAGGGAGAGGGGTGGGCTAGAGTGGGTTGTGGAGGTAGGCACTGGTGCTTTAATTGGCTATTCTTCTCTGAGTTGAGGTTTTCTGTCAACTGCTGCATCACTTTTTCTCTTACCTCTGTGGCAAAGCAAATTGCATTTATTAACTTGTCATGAGCTTTTAATTGTATTCAATTCACTGGCTTTGTAGATTCGGTGATATTCGTAGATTATTACTCGTATGTTTCATTTAGCATGTTTGGTATATAGAGGGTTTACAGTTCAATACATTTATGCATCCTCTGATCTGTATTGCTTCTACTGCACAACAGGATTCTTATGGAGGATACATGGTAGCGTTTGCTGGTCGGAAGTATGCTGCAAGGTCTTTGCCAGCTTTTGTTGCTAATAGCACATTCACCATAACAAGTTTTACCCTGGTGAGCAAACAAGCTTTCTGCAAGTTCTTGGCAGCACTCTGATCAAATTTTGTGTTAAAGAAATTTACCATGAATCCTGATATTTTTTATACAGGTACTCGAATTCAAAAAGGGTAGGCTGGAGAACTTATACTGGAAAAGAGATGGCTGTGCATCATGCTCAGGCAACTCCAACTTTGTGTGCCTCAACAATCAGGATTGTGCCATCAGGACTAATAACTGTAAGAATAGAGGTGGTAGTGTTGACTGTAGCCTTGGGATACAACTTACCTTTTCCGGCACAGATAAGCATGAAATGGTCTTCAATTCATGGTATGAGGTGAAGAATCTCCGTCAATACTCCCTCTACGGCCTTTATTCCAATCTGAGAAATTCTCTCACAAGTCAATACAACAAATTTTTCTGATTGTAGTTGATGCTTGTTTATAAAGTACATATTTTTACTTCTTGAGAATGCCTTTTTCTTTCTGACTTGATCATTCGCGGTGTTTTCTGTATCTTGATGgctttgtaatttttatttaccTGAATCCATCTGGACATCTTTTGTCAACAGAATTTCTCTTCCCTATTTTGCTAATTTTGGCGGTGGTGGAGCGTAATTGAGATTTTACCTTCAAATACACGATTAAGAAGTCAGATGGTGAATTGTCCCCCTAGTTggtggattttctttttcttgtttcttccacAGTTTTGACCAACGGTTGGATTACATGCTTTTTTGTGGGTGCTTGATCtacctctctttttttccttgtaATTTCTTTTCGTTTTTTGGGTATCACCAAAAGCAGTAGTACTGGTTTAGCTGAAGGAATGGTATCACCATTCCTTTTTCGTAAGATGCCACCCGTAAATGAAGCATAACCGTGGACGTATGGTCTTTGAAAATGCCGATACACTGCATTTCTTTGGAAGAGCAACTGTGATGTGCTTGACGGATATACTTCCTTCTTGAATGGTATACTTACCAACATCATGAACATGGGTAGAGCTAGAATATGAGTTACGGGTTCGGTCTAACTTATTAGCTTTGACCcaaattttatatttatcttCATGAATTGCTTCTAAAATTAAGCATATTAAAATAATGCTACCTTCTTCAAAAAACTTATTAGCTTTGACCCAAACCTTATCCTCAAAGTTGAAGAATAATAATACTACTAGAGGAAGTTTTTCCCCCACCTGTGGAAGCATAAGCTATTTGAGCACTTAAATAATTCATCAGTTTCGAAACTACTTAAAGAGGCCCAAGTAGACAATGGCCGCCGGACCTCTTAGGGgcatagtttttttaaaaaaatatttaattcatTAGATTAAAAATGACATATACAAAAGtataatagaaaatatttttttgattttacaataGATAAAGTTGAATATATTTTGTTACATGTCGTTTCACAATGTATCGatgtattgtactgtattatattgtattatattgtttgatAGATACAACATTtgaatagattgtatcgtttgccgTCGTTTGATGATTTCAGGCACCAATAacatgaagaataaacttgcaacatTAGTAAGAAAAACTAGGATATATAGTagaattattaaataaaaaatgtagggtaaaggataaaatatgattatttaataatatggaagggcaagatgagagaaaaaaggtAACAATGCCACCACACCAAAtccgtcgttacataaagtgacacttttcgtcGTTATGTAACAACGTTTTAAcaatatgatataataaaattaaagtaacaatcaaaataaatattatatgtaaagtaacaatacgatacaatacaatacataacaacatccaaacaagctgttaaggAGAAGAGATATGGAGAAGGGCCTTTATATCATTTGCTTGATTTATCCCGGGATGGTTAAtcgggaaaaataccaaaattgtaGTATAACTAATCTTAGAATTGCTTATATTAGAAATAAAAATCCAAccaaatatgaaattaaataatTCTAGATTCAATCGTGGAATTATTTTTTCATTATCCCATGAACTACACGTCCCCTTAGAATGCtctgaaatacaaaaaaaaaactcgAGTAAATACTGAAGTACTAGTTATAAGTTGGTTTAAAATCAACAATATAgggataaaaaaatataataacaacGTATGATTTAGAGATCTAAATTGCTATTTTCCCTAAAACAATTCTTCTAAAACGAATTCCGAAACCAAATTCCAACGTGCACCAAGGTGCAATTCGAAAACAGAACCTTAATTCAAAGAGGAATCAAAATGGAATTATTTTGCAGTTTGTTTCTTTGAACCAAAAAGAGAAGTTTGGAACTTCTTCATCTTGCGTTTCCAGTTTTCCTTGTAGAAAATGCATGTTTCCCCGTGCAATGAGAAAGCTGTGTCGGATAAGCTGCAAGTTTAACTCATCTTGTCCAAAACCCCTCAATGAAAATAGTGCTCAATGTCTTTTCAGACACTTCACAGTCTCATCATCATCTCCACTTGAAGAACACTATCCTAGTATTCCCCGTACCAGAAGAACCCAACGGCACTATTTAAGCAAACTATTATTCTCGCTAGCTAACTCCGCATTACACTACAAAGAAGTCCATAGTCAAGTGATTGTTTCAGGATTTCAAAGCAATATTTTCCTTAACAACATCCTTATCCAGTCGTATTCACAAGCCGGATGCTTGGTATATGCCCGTACCTTGTTCGACAAAATGTCTAAAAGGGATATAATAACTTGGTCTTCAGTGATTACTATGTATACCCAAAGTGGGTATTATGAGGAGGCCTTATTGGTCTTCTCTGACTTTATAAGTAGTTATGAGGAGGACCCAAATGAGTTTCTCTTGGCTAGTGTTGTAAGCTGTTGTGGACGGTTAGGTAGTGCCGTGAAAGGTGCTCAATTGCATTGTTTTGTGCTTAAAGCTGGTTTTGATCAGTTTGTGTATGTTGGTACGTCTTTAATCGACTTTTACTCCAAGGGTGGAGATATAGGTGCGGCAAGACTAATTTTTGATGATTTGTCCGTGAAGAGTACGGCCACTTGGACCGCAATAATTGCAGCGTGTGCAAATGCGGGGAAGAGTGGACTTTCCTTGCAGCTATTGAGAAATATGTTGGAGACTGATGTTGTTCCTGATAATTATAtggtttcaagtatcttgggtgcTTGTTCGTCGCTTGAGTATCTTGAAGGAGGAAAGGAAATGCATGCATACGTGCTTAGACGAGGCGCAAAGATGGACGTTACAATGACTAATGTTCTTATTGATTTCTATATGAAGTGTGGTAAGGTTAAGACTGCAAGGAAAGTGTTTGATCAAATGGAAGTTATTGACACTATTTCTTGGACAACAATGATCTCTGGGTACATGCAGAATTCTTCTGACTGGGAAGCCATAAGCATGTTTAGAGATATGAACAGTTTAGGTTGGAGTCTAGACAGATTTGCTTGCAGTAGTGTACTTATCTCTTGTGGCTCGCTTGAAACTTTAGATCTGGGAAGACAAGTGCATGCTTATACCGTGAAAGCTAATGTTGATTCTGATGGCTTTGTGAAGAATAGCTTGATCGATATGTACTCAAAATGTGATTCATTTGGTGATGCAAGGAAGGTTTTTGACTGTATGGTTAATCATGATGTAATCTCTTATAATGCCCTTATTGAGGCTTGTTTAACGCAGGATAGGCTGTATGAAGCTTTTGAACTATTTGCTGAAATGAGAGATAATCTGATTCTTCCAAGCCTTTTGACTTTTGTTAGCCTGCTTGGTGCTTCAGCTTCACTCTTTTCCTTGGAGTTGAGTAAGCAACTTCATGCTCTCACCATAAAATTTGGTTTTTCGGCTGGCATGTTTGTTTGTAGCATCCTAATAGAtgtttactcaaaattttcatcTGTTAAAGATGCAAGGCAAGTATTTAATGAGATGAATGAGAAGGATATTGTTGTATGGAATTCTATGTTGTTTGGGTATATACAACAGTGCGAAAATGAAGAGGCTCTAAAGCTCTTCCTAAAATTGCAGCATTGTTTGCAAAAGCCAAATACGTTGACTTTTGTTGCCCTCATTGCTTCTTCTAGTAACCTAGTAAGTCTCCTCCACGGTCTCCAGTTTCATAACCAGATTGTAAAAGTCGGCCTAGATTTTGATCCGCATGTTACAAATGCACTGGTTGATATGTACTCCAAGTGTGGAAGCTTGGAAGAAGCACAGAGGATGTTTGATTCCGCTCTCCAGAGAGATATCACATGTTGGAATTCTATGATATCCACTTATGCACAGCATGGAGAAGCAAAGGAAGCTATTAATATGTTTGAGAAAATGATAAGTGATGGACGTAAACCTAACAATGTCACTTTTGTGGGAGTGCTTTCAGCATGTAGCCATGTAGGGCTTGTCGAAGAAGGATTGCATCACTTCTATTCCATGTCCAGGTATGGTATTGAACCAGAAACAGAGCATTATGTTTGCATTGTTTCTCTCTTGGGTCGGGCTGGTAAACTGGTTGAAGCAATGCAATTCATTGAACAAATGCCCATTCCACCAGCCGCCATTGTGTGGAGGAGTTTGCTTAGTGCATGTAGAGAAGCTGGTCATATAGACCTAGGAAAATATGCAGCATCGATGGCGATATCTATTGATCCAAAAGACAGTGGATCATATATCctactttcaaatatttttgCGTCTAAAGGCATGTGGATCAATGTTAAAAAGTTAAGAGAGAAAATGGATAGCAACGGCGTGGTGAAAGAAACAGGGTGTAGTTGGATAGAAATAAATAATGAGGTGCATTTGTTTATTGCAAGGGACCAAAGTCATCACCAAACTGATTCAATATATTCATTTATGGAACTTCTGATTCGGCATATGAAAGGGATGGGGTATCATCCTGAGGAATGAGGATACTACCTTCTCAAATGAGTAACCTCTGTTTGTCAGCTTTGCTGTGGTACGTGAAGAGTCGTTGGTTGAATCTTATTGAGTTATTTTCTAATGGAAGTtttccctattttctttttggttttagtTTTCCCACTGCGTTTTCTTCTGTTGCAATGATCTATCATCCATCATTACGAAATGCCTCTTCTTTGTTTGTACTTTTCTCTAAGAATAATGACATATAGCATCATCATCTCTTCATCATTCTTCCAGAAGTTTGGATTTCGGATTTAGAGATTCTTTCTGTTCTCACACATTTTCTTATTCATGTGTCAGATATGCTATTTTCAAGAACATAAGTGAGCAAGGTGGTCGTAGATGCCCAAAATGACAATTAGAAGCAAGACATTATGTTAGGGTTCTATTGCTGTCGAAGGGTGAGGCACTTAAGTGTTCCAGTGTAATCATTGAATTTAATACATCTCAGCTTCCGATAAATCGAAATCATGGATGTTAGGAATTATAATTGTTAAGCTTTCTTAAATTCCTTATTCtggaaataaataattttttttaactttatcAAAAAGTTTATTATCACTAAACTTTTTGGTTTCACTAAATCTCATATTGCTTCTAGAAACTATACAGTCAAGTTTTGCACCGAACCTTCTTTGCTCAGAGGGTTTCGAATCAAGCAGGCAGAAAGTATGTGTGGTCACCAGCCCCTGCTTTACATGAGTTTACTACGTGTCACATATTCTTATTTTCTGTCAGACACTAACGGGAGtataaacgttgttaaccttTAAAAGAGACGACCTACTTAGAGTCTGCCCTTAAAAGTAGCTGCCTTTTCTTTTAAGCCATACTTGGACTTTCAAGTAGGTATACATTCTTAATTCTTTCCTTAGTCTTTAAAATTGGTCAGTCCAAAACTTCGGAAGATAAAAAACTGCTTTTGTTTTTTGATCATGCCTTATATCATTTTCTAGTTTTTAATCTCACTCTCTCTCCCCCTCCCTCTCTCTCTAATTTTTTAGTATTGAAGTTAATGGAAGTACGTTAATGGCTAGCCAGTTCTGCAAACAGCAACCAGTGTCATACTAAGATTAGATTCCTGATATAACTGTTGTGAACCATTTCCCAGTCAGTCTCATTTCGGTTTTACTGGATTCTACAGTTTTGGCatgctaatttttttttaagttcCTTGGCCTATATCTCAGAATTTAATAAAAAAGAAGTGCCAATATACCTATTGATTATGATATTGCAGTGCTTTCCAGTCTGTATGTCTCTGggcatgcatatatatatatgactgGTCATACTTGGAGTaatcatattttcttttatttggcaGTTTTCTTTGTTTGGCAGTGCAACTTTTGCTAGTCAGTTCAGCAACAAAACTGAAACTGTGGACCAAAATGAACAGTTGCAACAATGCATCAGCTCTGAATGGAAGATATTGAAGAATCAGGTGTGACTGTTTCCTCATTATTCTTTCTATGTGGAGCTTATCATATTCCCAGATATTTGGCGAAACTATCTGGCTTTTGAGTAAGTTTCCATCTTCATGTGATGATATACTGCACTTGTTTGGAAGTGGACTAGGAAGCAAATATAATCAGAAtacttttttgtttatttatttggaGAAATAACTGGATTTCATTTGATATGCACTAAGGTGTAAAAAGTATGTAATATATGGGTGTATATAATTTTCTTATTCTTCTCTATCCCTACCCAACTGTCTTTATGAAAAGGTCTTTCTTCCTTATATCAAAAGAATATTTAAACTAAAGGTATCTCGTCACTCCCCACATCCCATTCTATATTATAGATCATCTTCTATTCCTCTCACTCCAGATTGTCTAAAAGAGGCCTCCTAATGATGCTATTCTGAATGTTGCTTCTTTCTCTTCCAACCCGCCTGTCTCCACTACTCTTCTCGGAGTATCCCACTAATATTACATATCGAGAAAAGTAAACTCCACATTAGGATAGCAATGATAAAAATGGTTTCTCTTCACCGCACTCCCTACACATACAATAAAAACTGACAATAATCCTCCTCCCCCGTTGATTATCAACCACTAGAATTGCATTTCATGCTACCCACCAAGTGATTCAAGTTACTATGGCGCCTTTGTACTCCATATTCTATTCTATACCTCTTTCTTACCACATCTTCGTGATATAAGCAAGGAAACACGAAAAAAAGATTAGcaatagaaaagagaaaaagaagattgAAGTTAGGCATAAACTTGATTATAATAGCCAATAAATGGTAAAGAGAACCAAATACCTTCTATTATAGAGTCAAAGTAGCAGCTAATTTTATGAAACCCTAAAGAGGAATGATCCGTCAAAAGGAATGATTCCTCAAACAAGCTCCATTGTAGTTTTCAAGCAACAAAGGCATAGCCAATTCTTACAAGAGCGTTCTAATATCATCGAAGTCTAAAAGGCTAAAGACCCTAACAACAACTATATATACTAAGGGTTACATAAGACATAAATAATTACCTAAAATGACCCTTAGACTACAACttcaataaaataaattaaatgggCTGGTGTGGCAATAGCCCTATGCTGTCCAGTGATGGTGTGTGATCGCCACTCGCTTGGGGCAGCCCACTTTGCTCTTTGATGCTTGTTCCTTGGAGCTTCGGTCTTGGTCTTCCTTCTTGAATTCCACCTTTGTGCTGTGAAAACTGCAAAAGCAAATTACCTactgatgttgggcatatttatTTATGTTCTAAAAACTGCAAAAGCATCCTATTTTTACTGTCCTTTGAGTGTTTTTTCTGTTAAATATGCCCAACTATGCTTAATTGTTTGCTTTTGTGGACTTATGAAGTTATTAACGGCAATCCAGGAACAATTTGAACCAAAATGGATAAAAATGAGGTTCCGGGGAAGTTGCGCTCTACGCAATTATCGCCCACAAAGGACCTGGAGCA
It encodes the following:
- the LOC107778722 gene encoding LOW QUALITY PROTEIN: pentatricopeptide repeat-containing protein At4g39530-like (The sequence of the model RefSeq protein was modified relative to this genomic sequence to represent the inferred CDS: deleted 1 base in 1 codon); this translates as MFPRAMRKLCRISCKFNSSCPKPLNENSAQCLFRHFTVSSSSPLEEHYPSIPRTRRTQRHYLSKLLFSLANSALHYKEVHSQVIVSGFQSNIFLNNILIQSYSQAGCLVYARTLFDKMSKRDIITWSSVITMYTQSGYYEEALLVFSDFISSYEEDPNEFLLASVVSCCGRLGSAVKGAQLHCFVLKAGFDQFVYVGTSLIDFYSKGGDIGAARLIFDDLSVKSTATWTAIIAACANAGKSGLSLQLLRNMLETDVVPDNYMVSSILGACSSLEYLEGGKEMHAYVLRRGAKMDVTMTNVLIDFYMKCGKVKTARKVFDQMEVIDTISWTTMISGYMQNSSDWEAISMFRDMNSLGWSLDRFACSSVLISCGSLETLDLGRQVHAYTVKANVDSDGFVKNSLIDMYSKCDSFGDARKVFDCMVNHDVISYNALIEACLTQDRLYEAFELFAEMRDNLILPSLLTFVSLLGASASLFSLELSKQLHALTIKFGFSAGMFVCSILIDVYSKFSSVKDARQVFNEMNEKDIVVWNSMLFGYIQQCENEEALKLFLKLQHCLQKPNTLTFVALIASSSNLVSLLHGLQFHNQIVKVGLDFDPHVTNALVDMYSKCGSLEEAQRMFDSALQRDITCWNSMISTYAQHGEAKEAINMFEKMISDGRKPNNVTFVGVLSACSHVGLVEEGLHHFYSMSRYGIEPETEHYVCIVSLLGRAGKLVEAMQFIEQMPIPPAAIVWRSLLSACREAGHIDLGKYAASMAISIDPKDSGSYILLSNIFASKGMWINVKKLREKMDSNGVVKETGCSWIEINNEVHLFIARDQSHHQTDSIYSFMELLIRHMKGMGYHPRNEDTTFSNE
- the LOC107778721 gene encoding uncharacterized protein LOC107778721 codes for the protein MAIREPSSLLLFLLTLSALSLSSESRSDTNHVYPPCADAKVQRSDGFSFGIAFAPRNSFFINSSSSVQLSPCDRRLSLSSANSQLALFRPKVDEISLLTINTSNFFPDSYGGYMVAFAGRKYAARSLPAFVANSTFTITSFTLVLEFKKGRLENLYWKRDGCASCSGNSNFVCLNNQDCAIRTNNCKNRGGSVDCSLGIQLTFSGTDKHEMVFNSWYEVKNLRQYSLYGLYSNLRNSLTSQYNKFF